In Methanosphaera sp. ISO3-F5, a genomic segment contains:
- a CDS encoding DUF2115 family protein: protein MMEEIVAGISLNRLRDILKNEVKKISLTDMHELSVYFQNETRFLPEDYKREYVNSVQTVLLSRLTSLRNDTCNYDGEIEEDDVKLINELLERKDNNTQYILNITVIYARYFLNEPVHNINTIIPGPKKVYKKGKYYYCPMKKYHITNNKSVCKYCIAKIEEE from the coding sequence ATGATGGAGGAAATCGTTGCGGGTATAAGTTTAAATAGACTTAGAGATATCCTGAAAAATGAAGTGAAAAAAATTTCTTTAACGGATATGCATGAATTATCAGTGTATTTTCAAAACGAAACCCGATTTCTTCCAGAAGATTATAAAAGAGAATATGTTAACTCTGTCCAGACTGTTTTATTATCCAGATTAACTTCTTTAAGAAATGATACGTGTAATTATGATGGTGAAATTGAAGAGGATGATGTTAAATTAATTAATGAATTATTAGAAAGAAAAGATAATAATACACAGTATATTTTGAATATTACAGTTATTTATGCTAGATATTTTCTTAATGAACCTGTTCATAATATTAACACGATTATTCCTGGACCAAAAAAAGTTTATAAAAAGGGAAAATATTATTATTGTCCTATGAAAAAATATCATATAACTAATAATAAATCAGTTTGTAAATATTGTATTGCTAAGATTGAAGAGGAGTGA
- a CDS encoding glycosyltransferase family 4 protein, which produces MNICIVGQYPPQVGGVSTYAKQLEEKLSEEGHNVYILTYKQDAQVSDNVYVAKSLNIPIIRGFSFIISSYFMLNKIVKKHDIDIIHANYILPPGLVSVLNKSNAKKIITIHGSDINILPNNKILRPILKFILNKADALYFVSEKLEEKAINLCGENITKKSFITPNTVNTNKFKPKHEKTSNKNNIPTVTFIGNLVEQKGLQYLLEAKKISNTKYNLQIYGDGPQKELLQKYIETNNLKNTKLMGKTREPEKIIPKTDIMVLPSLSEGASIVALESMSCAKALIATDTGNISNIITDNVDGIIVPTKNPKALSEAIDKLVTNEQEREKIGQNARKLIVNKYSKMNIPYSN; this is translated from the coding sequence ATGAATATTTGTATTGTAGGCCAATATCCTCCACAAGTAGGTGGTGTTTCCACATATGCTAAGCAATTAGAGGAAAAACTTTCCGAGGAAGGTCATAATGTTTATATTTTAACATATAAACAAGATGCACAAGTTTCTGATAATGTTTATGTAGCAAAAAGTCTTAATATTCCTATTATTCGTGGTTTTTCATTTATTATATCCAGTTATTTTATGTTAAATAAAATTGTTAAAAAACATGATATTGACATAATCCATGCAAATTATATTTTACCTCCAGGTCTTGTGAGTGTTTTAAATAAAAGTAATGCTAAGAAAATCATAACAATCCACGGTTCCGATATTAATATATTACCAAATAATAAAATATTAAGACCGATACTGAAATTTATCTTAAACAAAGCGGATGCTCTATACTTCGTAAGTGAAAAATTGGAAGAAAAAGCTATTAATTTATGTGGCGAAAACATTACAAAAAAATCATTCATAACACCCAATACAGTCAACACAAATAAATTCAAACCTAAACACGAAAAAACATCCAACAAAAACAATATTCCAACAGTAACATTCATAGGAAATCTAGTAGAACAAAAAGGATTACAATACCTGCTAGAAGCTAAGAAAATATCAAATACAAAATATAATCTACAAATATATGGAGACGGACCTCAAAAAGAATTACTTCAAAAATACATAGAAACAAATAATCTGAAAAATACCAAACTTATGGGAAAAACAAGAGAACCTGAAAAAATAATACCCAAAACAGACATAATGGTTTTACCATCATTATCAGAAGGTGCAAGTATCGTAGCACTAGAAAGCATGTCCTGTGCAAAAGCATTAATAGCAACCGACACTGGAAACATAAGTAACATCATAACAGATAATGTTGATGGAATAATAGTTCCAACCAAAAATCCGAAAGCACTATCTGAAGCAATAGATAAACTAGTTACAAATGAACAGGAAAGAGAAAAAATAGGGCAAAACGCAAGAAAATTAATAGTTAATAAATATTCGAAAATGAACATACCATACTCTAATTAA
- a CDS encoding DEAD/DEAH box helicase, translating to MKECYPFIEEYNPAQQAVIDSGYIDKKDNYIISIPTASGKTVLGVLASLKVLLQGGKVVYAVPLISLQNEKYKEFKIFEQYGYKVGKHPSSADIAVMVFESFDAITRFSRNTLHEIDLVIIDEFHMIGDYSRGPTIECAITRIKEQNKGIRIIALSATLQNMDEMAHWLEAEVVTHDYRPVPLHKEVLCAEEFGTKDKNNIVFKILNDTLNDSSQMLTFVSTRRFTESLAQNMAKKISRYIPDGKREIFKDIAEEILEVPKRRNTQPTEVCYKLAECIENGIAFHHAGLFDKQKEIIEEEFVKGNLLMITATPSLMYGVNLPSKNVIIRDYNRWTDQGQINIPVFDYEQMSGRAGRPGFDTEGYSYLIAKTYDEAFNLEEFYVNGEIEVTNSKLIDNDDAVLKQIITQVSSGFAKDIEELIEFFNKTFYGFQISHTYNTMSFGFSDESIKYEISSALEYLIQNGIIRVSPSGLQTTPLGTLISKNNYAVKTAVKLKDYSNMMSDEFNIASLIYEISKTHDMPKINTKFKANKENIKEVLSKHDVYVSFVQNDESTAASLIEWINEHKEYEIENYLKVYAASTRRASYEASHLVKYFYDICEVLGNYRYLNEIDKLSSRLYYGVKEDLLPLVIGIKRLGRQRARSLVDVFGNNLSLASPKELMKIDGIGETTAKNIIEFYSNKE from the coding sequence ATGAAAGAATGTTATCCATTCATTGAAGAATATAATCCAGCACAACAAGCAGTGATAGATTCAGGTTATATTGATAAAAAAGATAACTATATTATATCAATACCAACAGCAAGTGGAAAAACTGTTTTAGGAGTTTTAGCCTCACTAAAGGTACTTCTCCAGGGTGGAAAAGTAGTATATGCAGTTCCCTTAATCTCATTACAGAACGAAAAATACAAAGAATTCAAAATTTTTGAACAATACGGATACAAAGTAGGTAAACACCCTTCAAGTGCAGATATTGCAGTAATGGTTTTTGAATCATTTGATGCAATAACAAGATTTTCAAGAAACACACTTCATGAAATTGATTTAGTAATAATAGATGAATTTCATATGATTGGAGATTATTCAAGAGGACCAACCATAGAATGTGCAATAACAAGAATAAAGGAACAAAACAAGGGAATACGAATAATTGCATTATCTGCAACACTCCAGAACATGGATGAAATGGCACACTGGCTTGAAGCAGAAGTAGTCACCCATGATTATAGACCAGTACCCCTACATAAGGAAGTTTTATGTGCAGAAGAATTCGGAACCAAAGATAAAAACAATATCGTTTTTAAAATATTGAATGATACATTAAATGATTCTTCACAAATGTTAACCTTTGTTTCTACACGCAGATTTACTGAATCATTAGCACAGAATATGGCAAAAAAGATATCACGATATATACCAGATGGAAAAAGAGAAATATTTAAGGATATTGCTGAAGAAATATTAGAAGTTCCTAAAAGACGTAACACTCAGCCCACAGAGGTTTGTTATAAATTAGCTGAATGCATTGAAAACGGTATAGCCTTCCACCATGCAGGATTATTTGATAAACAAAAAGAAATTATTGAAGAGGAATTTGTTAAAGGAAACCTATTAATGATTACTGCAACACCTAGTTTAATGTATGGAGTTAACCTTCCATCAAAAAATGTGATTATACGAGATTATAATCGTTGGACAGATCAAGGTCAAATCAATATCCCCGTATTTGATTATGAACAAATGTCTGGTAGAGCAGGACGACCAGGATTTGATACTGAAGGTTACTCTTATCTAATTGCAAAAACTTATGATGAAGCATTTAATCTAGAAGAATTCTATGTTAATGGAGAAATAGAAGTAACAAATTCAAAACTTATTGATAATGATGATGCAGTGTTAAAACAAATCATTACACAAGTATCCAGTGGTTTTGCAAAAGATATAGAAGAATTAATAGAATTTTTCAACAAAACATTCTATGGATTCCAAATATCCCACACATATAATACTATGAGCTTCGGTTTTTCAGATGAATCAATAAAATACGAAATATCCAGTGCATTAGAATATCTTATACAAAATGGAATTATCAGAGTATCACCATCAGGATTACAAACTACTCCCCTAGGAACATTAATCTCAAAGAACAACTATGCCGTGAAAACAGCTGTTAAATTAAAGGATTATTCAAATATGATGAGTGATGAATTCAATATTGCTTCACTTATTTATGAAATTTCCAAAACACATGATATGCCTAAAATTAACACTAAATTCAAGGCAAACAAGGAAAATATTAAAGAAGTTCTCAGTAAACATGATGTTTATGTTAGTTTTGTACAGAATGATGAATCAACAGCAGCTAGTTTAATTGAATGGATTAATGAACATAAAGAGTATGAAATAGAAAATTATCTTAAGGTTTATGCAGCTTCCACCAGGCGTGCAAGCTACGAAGCATCACATCTTGTTAAATACTTTTATGATATTTGTGAAGTGTTAGGAAATTACAGGTACTTGAATGAAATTGATAAACTTAGCTCCAGATTATATTATGGTGTGAAAGAAGATTTATTACCTCTTGTGATTGGAATTAAACGTCTTGGAAGACAAAGAGCTAGAAGTCTGGTTGATGTTTTCGGCAATAATTTAAGTCTTGCAAGTCCTAAGGAATTGATGAAGATTGATGGTATTGGTGAAACTACTGCAAAAAATATTATAGAATTTTATAGTAATAAGGAGTAA
- the cbiD gene encoding cobalt-precorrin-5B (C(1))-methyltransferase CbiD: MEHHENSKEKSGITTGSVATAASVAALLTITDKTPEVVTIDAPNSELIVEIKESKSINSTKASATVIKPTYNDPDVTRGIEIISEVTLTDNIDMVEITAGEGVGKVTKPGLQIPVGEYAINPVPRKMIEKNVKKFLPENKGAIVKIIIPEGKKLAPKTMNSRLGILDGISVLGTTGIARPMSSKAYTDSLRVQIDVAIANGYYDLLFVPGNIGTRIAKEKLEIKDDEIIEMSNFVGFMLEEADKTEKVNSITLFGHAGKLIKIAAGIFNTKQSVADARREIMTAYAGLVGADTETMKSIYECITTEDVIKILNKQGLTTAVFELIADKIVELCELKFNIKFNAVIVQMDGTVLNPSKIEDIPFKWK; encoded by the coding sequence ATAGAACATCATGAGAATTCAAAAGAAAAATCTGGTATAACAACAGGCAGTGTAGCTACTGCAGCAAGTGTAGCTGCTTTATTAACAATTACGGATAAAACACCCGAAGTTGTTACAATAGATGCTCCAAATTCTGAATTAATAGTTGAAATCAAGGAATCTAAATCAATAAATTCCACAAAAGCTTCTGCAACTGTAATAAAACCTACTTATAATGATCCTGATGTTACAAGAGGGATTGAAATTATTTCAGAAGTTACATTAACTGACAACATAGACATGGTTGAAATAACTGCAGGAGAAGGTGTTGGAAAAGTAACCAAACCAGGATTACAAATTCCTGTTGGAGAATACGCTATTAATCCTGTACCTCGTAAAATGATTGAAAAAAATGTTAAAAAATTTTTACCAGAAAATAAAGGTGCAATTGTTAAAATAATTATTCCTGAAGGAAAAAAGTTAGCTCCTAAAACTATGAACAGCAGACTAGGTATTTTAGATGGAATCTCTGTTTTAGGAACTACAGGTATAGCTAGGCCTATGTCCTCTAAAGCATACACAGATTCTTTAAGAGTTCAAATTGATGTTGCTATTGCTAATGGTTATTATGATTTATTGTTTGTACCGGGAAATATTGGTACACGTATTGCCAAAGAAAAATTAGAAATCAAAGATGATGAAATTATTGAAATGAGTAATTTTGTTGGTTTTATGTTAGAAGAAGCAGATAAAACTGAAAAAGTCAATTCGATTACTTTGTTTGGTCATGCTGGAAAGTTAATTAAGATAGCTGCAGGTATATTTAATACTAAACAAAGTGTTGCTGATGCACGTAGAGAAATTATGACTGCTTATGCGGGATTGGTTGGTGCAGATACTGAAACTATGAAATCAATCTATGAATGCATTACTACAGAGGACGTTATTAAAATACTGAATAAACAAGGGTTAACTACGGCTGTTTTTGAGTTAATTGCAGATAAAATTGTTGAATTATGTGAATTAAAATTCAATATTAAATTTAATGCTGTGATTGTTCAGATGGATGGTACTGTTTTAAATCCATCCAAAATAGAGGATATCCCGTTTAAATGGAAATAA
- a CDS encoding MJ0307 family thioredoxin: MTVKLEVFTSHSCPYCPMAVSAAEEVVKELGDQVEYEHLNVDENIDKVREYQIMSVPTVVVDGEVAFVGAPTPEELSKKIRKTLLRKG, translated from the coding sequence ATGACTGTAAAATTAGAAGTATTCACATCACATTCATGTCCTTACTGTCCTATGGCAGTTTCAGCAGCAGAAGAAGTAGTAAAAGAATTAGGTGACCAAGTAGAATATGAACACTTAAATGTAGATGAAAACATTGATAAAGTAAGAGAATATCAAATAATGTCAGTACCTACTGTTGTAGTAGATGGCGAAGTAGCATTTGTCGGTGCACCTACACCTGAAGAACTTTCTAAAAAAATCAGAAAAACATTACTTAGAAAAGGATAA